In one Amaranthus tricolor cultivar Red isolate AtriRed21 chromosome 8, ASM2621246v1, whole genome shotgun sequence genomic region, the following are encoded:
- the LOC130821379 gene encoding uncharacterized protein LOC130821379, with translation MYRPMPTESPTRGGSPTDTGDSVVTLDQVPRWTDAEVRWSLEPDSEDSIFPSTHFPDPLTSASTSENGSNGMVSRFPVDHEINSKVYLWRGHPWNIEVDAVVNSTNENIDEAHSSPGLHAAAGPGLAEECATLGGCRTGMAKMTSAYDLPARKVIHTVGPKYAVKYHTAAENALSHCYRSCLELLIENGLRSIAMGCIYTESKNYPREPAAHVAIRTVRRFLEKHKDKITAIVFCTTTTIDTEIYKRLLPLYFPRDKHEEEVAISKLPADVGDENGETVIDERKIRIQPLPNARKADSRPSQISDQLPLSDVGLVRRDSSYLDAYLDPAFMSLMKDPDQRRKELWEKAAQAQSGWNFAKLLGFGDLGGPPLSAAEEYSLHSRYLAKANSSNLSEIAEMKIVYRGGVDSEGRPVMVVVGAHFLLRCLDLERFILYVVKEFEPISQKPYSIVYFHSAASLQPQPDLGWMRRLQQILGRKHQRNLHAIYVLHPTFGLKSAILALQMFVDNVVWKKVVYVDRLLQLFRYVPREQLTIPDFVFQHDLEVNGGKGLIVDPRTKYVYQRP, from the exons ATGTATCGTCCAATGCCTACAGAATCCCCCACTAGGGGTGGATCGCCCACCGATACAGGAGATTCTGTTGTAACTTTGGATCAAGTTCCGCGTTGGACTGATGCTGAGGTTCGCTGGTCTTTGGAACCTGATAGTGAAGACTCTATTTTTCCTAGTACTCATTTCCCAGACCCTCTTACATCAGCTTCCACTTCAGAGAATGGAAGTAATGGTATGGTGTCTAGATTTCCTGTTGACCATGAAATTAACTCTAAGGTTTATCTCTGGAGAGGACACCCTTGGAATATTGAAGTAGATGCTGTTGTTAATTCGACAAATGAG AATATTGATGAAGCACATAGCAGTCCTGGTCTACATGCTGCAGCCGGTCCTGGTCTCGCTGAAGAGTGTGCTACACTG GGCGGATGCAGAACGGGGATGGCAAAGATGACAAGTGCATATGACCTTCCCGCTAG GAAGGTTATTCATACTGTTGGACCAAAGTATGCAGTCAAATATCACACAGCAGCAGAAAATGCTTTGAGTCACTGCTACCGTTCTTGCCTTGAACTGCTTATAGAAAATGGGCTTCGAAG CATAGCAATGGGCTGTATATATACGGAGTCAAAAAACTATCCTCGTGAGCCAGCGGCACATGTGGCCATAA GGACTGTAAGGCGATTTCTTGAGAAGCATAAAGATAAAATTACAGCCATTGTGTTTTGCACTACCACAACAATAGATACAGAAATATATAAAAG ATTACTTCCACTTTACTTTCCCCGTGATAAACATGAAGAAGAGGTTGCCATATCAAAGCTTCCTGCTGATGTTGGCGATGAAAATGGTGAAACGGTCATAGATGAACGTAAAATCAGAATACAGCCACTTCCAAATGCTAGGAAGGCAGACTCCAGACCTTCTCAAATCTCAGATCAACTTCCACTTAGTGACGTTGGATTAGTTAGAAG GGATTCATCCTATTTGGATGCATATCTGGATCCAGCGTTTATGTCACTTATGAAGGATCCAGACCAGAGACGCAAAGAACTGTGGGAAAAGGCTGCTCAAGCTCAAAGTGGATGGAATTTTGCAAAATTGCTTGGATTTGGTGATCTGGGTGGTCCTCCATTGTCTGCTGCTGAGGAGTATTCTCTCCATTCTAGATATCTTGCAAAAGCGAATTCCTCTAATCTTTCAGAGATTGCGGAGATGAAAATTGT ATATCGTGGTGGAGTAGACAGTGAAGGACGTCCAGTTATGGTAGTGGTTGGAGCTCATTTCTTGTTGCGCTGCCTTGATCTTGAGCGTTTTATCCTGTACGTAGTGAAG GAGTTCGAGCCCATAAGTCAGAAGCCATATTCTATTGTCTATTTCCACTCTGCTGCGTCATTACAGCC TCAACCAGACTTAGGGTGGATGAGAAGATTGCAGCAAATACTTGGTCGCAAACACCAACGTAATTTGCAT GCAATATATGTTCTACATCCAACATTTGGATTGAAATCAGCCATTCTTGCCCTACAAATGTTTGTGGATAATGTG GTGTGGAAGAAAGTGGTTTATGTCGATCGTTTACTACAGCTCTTCAGATATGTTCCTCGTGAACAGTTAACCATCCCTGACTTTGTATTCCA GCATGATCTGGAAGTGAACGGAGGAAAAGGTCTTATTGTTGATCCTAGAACAAAGTATGTGTATCAACGACCATAG
- the LOC130821378 gene encoding uncharacterized protein LOC130821378, with product MEMEMEMEMETSKETEIKASELFKAAELGNTSLFSSFSKDQLAKFLSFRNDDGRSLLHVAASSAQSKVVEILAGADLEGKVINSKDEEGWAPIHSASSIGNIDIIQILLSKGADVNLKNDGGRTALHYAASKGWKKIAEMLLAHGANVNVKDKVGCTALHRAASTGNSELCELLIEEGADIDAIDKVNQTPLMTAVICDNRQVSLLLVRHGADVDVEDKEGYTALGRAPKDLQDAIIDAAKAMMEG from the exons ATGGAGATGGAGATGGAGATGGAGATGGAGACTTCAAAGGAGACAGAAATCAAGGCAAGTGAGCTATTCAAAGCCGCTGAGTTGGGTAACACTTCACTCTTCAGTTCTTTCTCGAAAGATCAGCTTGCTAAATTCCTTTCCTTTAGAAACGACGATGGTCGTTCTCTTCTTCATGTTGCCGCTTCTTCTGCTCAGTCCAag GTGGTGGAAATTCTAGCAGGAGCTGATTTAGAAGGGAAAGTGATTAATAGCAAGGATGAAGAGGGTTGGGCACCTATTCATTCAGCATCCAGTATTGGGAATATTGATATTATCCAAATTCTCCTCTCTAAAG GAGCTGATGTTAACCTGAAAAATGATGGTGGTCGTACTGCTCTTCACTATGCTGCTAGCAAGGGATGGAAAAAAATTGCTGAAATGTTACTTGCCCATGGTGCAAACGTCAATGTTAAGGACAAG GTTGGATGCACTGCACTGCACCGTGCAGCTAGCACAGGGAATTCAGAGTTGTGTGAACTTCTCATCGAAGAGGGAGCTGACATTGACGCTATTGACAAAGTAAATCAGACTCCTCTTATGACTGCTGTCATATGTGATAACAGACAG GTTTCTCTTCTTCTAGTCAGACATGGAGCAGATGTGGATGTAGAAGACAAAGAAGGTTATACAGCCTTAGGTCGTGCTCCAAAGGATCTTCAAGACGCCATTATTGATGCTGCAAAAGCCATGATGGAAGGCTAA
- the LOC130821380 gene encoding uncharacterized protein At5g64816 translates to MVEVWWSLLGAAIPAVIAGQGWRMKRRRDEEQRIRIARGREKSSDEIFVCERVCTSKRMLKKVGAFSKDPIPDTCVTVCGVSELDACTDACARTVCVNQHHVPNWNDICLRRCQSECLKLSASRTS, encoded by the coding sequence ATGGTGGAAGTATGGTGGTCCCTTTTGGGAGCTGCTATTCCAGCTGTTATAGCAGGACAAGGCTGGAGGATGAAGAGAAGGCGGGATGAAGAGCAAAGGATTAGGATCGCACGAGGTCGGGAAAAGAGCTCAGATGAGATTTTTGTGTGTGAACGGGTTTGTACATCAAAGCGTATGTTGAAGAAGGTAGGAGCCTTCTCTAAGGATCCGATACCAGATACTTGCGTCACTGTATGTGGAGTATCTGAGCTCGATGCATGTACCGATGCTTGTGCACGAACTGTTTGTGTCAACCAACATCATGTTCCAAACTGGAATGATATTTGCCTTCGAAGATGTCAGAGTGAATGTCTTAAACTCTCTGCATCTCGCACTTCATAA